In Ipomoea triloba cultivar NCNSP0323 chromosome 7, ASM357664v1, a single genomic region encodes these proteins:
- the LOC116026141 gene encoding uncharacterized protein LOC116026141 has product MDQRRRIKTVPDGNRDLISELPGEVKDRILECLPTRDAARMALLSTHWNDAWLQHGRLAFDSDFLHSVEQCYEGEEVSARWLAPHLKAIKTLWLCGSSLRYMDVSMFPTAINLQVMKLYELSFCCGKQITVAMQLLQKCPNLCELGFMVDEESNRWVDDKEVASRLLEDPDGCFLIQELKMLNTIKIESFRESALIMPFMKMLLSKSPALKRVVILKPWDMNDSEVSKILRELECFPRASPNAQIVCTGKYCMRDYYEREDYLDLYPWF; this is encoded by the exons atggATCAACGCCGGCGAATCAAAACCGTACCGGATGGAAATAGGGATTTGATAAGTGAGCTGCCGGGAGAGGTAAAAGATAGAATTTTGGAGTGCTTGCCCACCCGAGACGCCGCCAGAATGGCTCTGCTCTCAACCCACTGGAATGATGCTTGGTTGCAGCATGGGCGGCTTGCGTTCGATTCGGACTTCTTGCATAGTGTTGAACAGTGCTATGAAGGTGAAGAAG TTAGTGCGAGATGGTTGGCACCGCATTTGAAAGCCATTAAGACTCTTTGGTTGTGTGGCTCTTCGTTGCGG TATATGGATGTATCTATGTTTCCAACTGCAATAAATCTGCAAGTGATGAAGCTGTATGAATTAAGCTTTTGTTGTGGGAAGCAGATCACCGTTGCTATGCAATTGCTTCAAAAATGCCCCAACCTATGTGAACTAGGATTTATGGTGGATGAGGAGAG TAATCGTTGGGTGGATGACAAAGAAGTTGCTTCTAGGCTTTTGGAGGATCCAGATGGTTGCTTTCTTATTCAGGAGTTGAAGATGCTTAACACAATCAAGATTGAATCATTCCGTGAATCCGCACTCATAATGCCTTTTATGAAAATGCTGCTCTCGAAATCCCCTGCGCTAAAGAGAGTTGTTATTTTGAAGCCTTGGGATATGAATGACTCTGAGGTGAGCAAAATTCTAAGGGAGTTGGAATGCTTCCCTCGTGCATCACCAAACGCGCAAATAGTCTGCACCGGCAAGTACTGCATGCGCGATTACTATGAGCGTGAGGATTATTTGGATTTATACCCATGGTTTTAG
- the LOC116026142 gene encoding uncharacterized protein LOC116026142, translated as MHVEFKRGVNGIASSIGIPKLEKLAFKNCVGIEKFEINPAKLEILSIISSIEDVFESRWLAPHLKVIKSLWLCGSLLMHMDASMFPTAINLQVMKLYRLNFACRKQLAVAMLLLKKCPNLCELHILGADEIGPKDEREAASRLLEDPDNCVVIQKLKMLNTIKIVSYHSSALNMLFIIMLLSKSPALERFIVKFGCMNAPEVRKIQRMLERIPRASSYAHIVCTDIDKV; from the exons ATGCATGTTGAATTTAAGCGCGGTGTTAATGGAATTGCCTCTAGTATTGGTATTCCTAAGCTTGAGAAGCTGGCTTTCAAGAATTGTGTAGGGATCGAAAAGTTTGAGATCAACCCTGCAAAGCTTGAAATCTTGTCTATTATTAGTTCTATTGAAGATGTGTTTGAGTCGAGATGGTTGGCACCGCATTTGAAAGTCATTAAGAGTCTTTGGTTGTGTGGCTCTTTGTTGATG CATATGGATGCATCTATGTTTCCAACTGCAATAAATCTGCAAGTGATGAAGCTATATAGATTAAATTTTGCTTGCCGGAAGCAGCTTGCCGTTGCTATGCTATTGCTTAAAAAATGTCCTAACCTTTGTGAACTGCATATTTTGGGGGCGGATGAG ATCGGTCCGAAGGATGAGAGAGAAGCTGCTTCAAGGCTTTTGGAGGATCCAGACAATTGCGTTGTTATTCAAAAGCTGAAGATGCTTAACACAATCAAGATTGTATCATACCATTCATCCGCACTCAACATGCTTTTTATAATAATGCTGCTCTCAAAATCCCCTGCGCTAGAGAGATTTATTGTTAAGTTTGGGTGTATGAATGCCCCCGAGGTGAGAAAAATCCAAAGGATGTTGGAACGCATCCCTCGTGCATCTTCATACGCACATATTGTCTGCACAGACATTGACAAAGTTTGA